From the Flavimarina sp. Hel_I_48 genome, one window contains:
- a CDS encoding gamma-glutamylcyclotransferase family protein yields the protein MNLFIYGTLINPTVQLSLFKRIIPMRADQLTAYRKDQICIQDHRNGTLYPILKFTGDPHDTIDGKVVHISDTELKMTDAYEGKSYIRRPVQLVSGVIAWCYIAPID from the coding sequence ATGAATCTTTTTATCTACGGAACGCTAATAAATCCTACTGTTCAATTAAGCTTATTTAAAAGAATTATTCCCATGCGCGCAGATCAACTGACTGCGTATCGCAAAGATCAGATTTGTATTCAGGATCATCGCAATGGTACTCTTTACCCTATTCTCAAATTCACCGGTGACCCCCATGATACAATTGATGGAAAGGTAGTGCATATTTCTGATACTGAACTCAAGATGACTGATGCCTACGAAGGAAAATCCTACATACGCAGGCCGGTACAATTGGTTTCTGGAGTAATAGCCTGGTGCTATATTGCTCCTATAGATTAA
- a CDS encoding BamA/TamA family outer membrane protein, with amino-acid sequence MRTRKTTYFMLKSLFFRGFLFIILAISVIVQGCSVEQFIPEGELLYEGADLEVASDTVLKNKAGLEGQLKSVLRPAPNGKILGMRPGLYFYYKAQREKPGFINKFLNKKLGEEPVYLSDVETLEMEKLLLNRLENNGFFYSNATSSETKDEENKTGKVSYRVDVTNPYDISSYQVVSDSLLVYQDIQNKLDESILKEGMRFNLNAFKAERNRIDNQLKNKGYYNFNPGFLIFEADTNRYEKRKLDMYIKLKKDVPVKSVIPYRISSVNIYPNYAGVEDTTLTSPDRFAEKNFYQNDTFFKPKRLDPFVLIEKGQFYNPEISKNTSRRLGSIGVYKFINIQYKEKDTLPSDSLGQLEANIYLAPLNKYALRAELQGVTKSNGFAGPTIQGTFTNRNIFKGGETLNLSAKAGYEIQTGGGANATAGKSTLLLGVNADLLFPRLLFPININEDWFEYSIPRTKVSLGVDYLNRTGLYTLLSGTSTFGYVWQANKYVSHEMNPISINYVNLAKTTPEFKTILDNNPFLKASFDQQFISGLTYSFTYNGMVDTGNTHQFYANINFDTAGNSLGLISGSSSGEPKKFIGLEFAQYAKIDGDFRYHFNFGKDQKIATRLFAGIGVPYGNSDVLPYTKQYFSGGPYSVRAFQIRSLGPGTYKPTKEGTVSSFFDQTGNMRLEANIEYRFPIFGIVKGAFFGDAGNIWNTSNSGPDEGKFTSDWFNQLGIGVGTGIRIDIQSFVIRFDLAAPIHDPKLDKGQRWDFNLNQPVFNFAIGYPF; translated from the coding sequence ATGAGAACTAGAAAAACGACCTATTTTATGCTAAAATCGCTCTTTTTTAGGGGTTTTCTCTTCATTATTTTAGCAATTTCGGTAATTGTACAGGGTTGTAGCGTAGAGCAATTCATCCCTGAGGGTGAATTACTTTATGAAGGGGCAGATCTCGAAGTTGCTTCAGATACGGTACTCAAAAACAAAGCTGGTCTTGAAGGCCAACTAAAAAGTGTCCTGAGGCCAGCGCCAAACGGTAAAATTTTGGGCATGCGTCCTGGTCTGTACTTTTATTATAAAGCACAGCGTGAAAAGCCTGGTTTTATCAATAAATTCCTTAATAAAAAACTGGGCGAAGAACCGGTTTACCTATCAGACGTAGAAACCCTTGAGATGGAAAAACTACTTCTCAACCGTTTAGAAAACAATGGTTTTTTCTACAGCAACGCAACGTCTTCCGAAACTAAAGATGAAGAAAATAAGACAGGTAAAGTCAGCTATAGGGTAGATGTGACGAATCCCTATGATATTAGCAGTTATCAGGTGGTTTCTGATAGTTTACTGGTTTATCAGGATATACAGAATAAACTTGACGAGAGTATACTTAAAGAAGGGATGCGTTTTAATTTAAATGCTTTTAAGGCAGAACGTAACCGCATTGATAACCAACTCAAAAATAAAGGATACTACAATTTCAATCCCGGTTTTTTAATATTTGAAGCAGATACAAACAGATATGAGAAACGCAAGCTTGATATGTATATAAAACTTAAAAAGGATGTACCAGTCAAATCCGTGATTCCGTACAGAATTTCTTCAGTTAATATATATCCCAATTATGCCGGTGTTGAAGATACTACCTTAACTTCTCCAGATCGCTTCGCGGAAAAGAATTTTTACCAGAACGATACTTTTTTTAAACCCAAACGTCTCGATCCATTTGTCCTCATTGAAAAAGGACAGTTTTACAATCCTGAAATTTCAAAAAATACCAGTAGGAGGTTGGGTTCAATTGGGGTCTATAAGTTTATAAACATTCAATACAAAGAAAAAGATACGCTTCCCTCAGACAGCCTGGGACAATTAGAGGCCAATATTTATCTCGCCCCGCTCAATAAATACGCACTTCGTGCGGAATTGCAAGGCGTCACAAAATCTAATGGATTTGCCGGACCCACAATACAGGGAACTTTCACGAACAGGAATATCTTTAAAGGCGGTGAAACACTCAATTTATCTGCTAAAGCCGGTTATGAGATTCAAACCGGGGGCGGTGCAAATGCTACGGCCGGTAAAAGTACTTTGCTCCTCGGCGTGAATGCAGACCTGCTTTTCCCAAGGTTACTATTCCCCATAAATATTAATGAAGACTGGTTTGAATATAGCATCCCAAGAACAAAAGTAAGTCTGGGAGTAGATTATCTTAACAGAACAGGGCTTTACACGTTGCTCTCTGGCACTTCTACTTTTGGATATGTATGGCAGGCAAACAAATACGTCTCGCATGAAATGAATCCTATTTCCATTAATTATGTGAACCTGGCGAAGACCACACCGGAGTTTAAAACTATTTTAGATAATAATCCTTTCCTCAAAGCGAGTTTTGATCAGCAGTTTATTTCAGGTCTAACCTATTCCTTTACCTATAACGGTATGGTAGATACCGGTAATACGCATCAGTTTTACGCAAATATCAATTTTGACACTGCAGGAAACAGTTTAGGTCTAATAAGTGGTAGTTCTAGTGGTGAGCCTAAAAAGTTTATAGGACTTGAATTTGCACAGTATGCAAAAATAGATGGTGATTTTAGATACCATTTTAATTTTGGTAAGGACCAGAAAATCGCAACACGTCTCTTCGCGGGTATTGGCGTGCCTTACGGAAATTCTGATGTACTACCGTATACAAAACAATACTTTTCCGGTGGACCTTATAGCGTAAGGGCGTTTCAGATCCGTTCGCTGGGACCTGGTACGTATAAACCTACAAAGGAAGGAACCGTAAGTTCTTTCTTTGATCAAACGGGTAATATGCGTTTAGAGGCAAATATTGAGTACAGATTCCCAATTTTTGGGATTGTGAAAGGCGCTTTTTTTGGTGATGCAGGTAATATTTGGAATACCAGCAATAGTGGTCCTGATGAAGGTAAGTTTACCAGCGACTGGTTTAACCAACTAGGGATAGGCGTGGGAACGGGAATTCGTATTGATATACAAAGTTTTGTAATTCGTTTTGACCTTGCTGCACCTATACATGATCCCAAGCTTGATAAAGGTCAGCGGTGGGATTTTAATCTCAACCAGCCCGTATTCAATTTTGCGATAGGATATCCATTTTAA